A region from the Acyrthosiphon pisum isolate AL4f chromosome A1, pea_aphid_22Mar2018_4r6ur, whole genome shotgun sequence genome encodes:
- the LOC100165115 gene encoding uncharacterized protein LOC100165115 yields the protein MAVNDSTDAMAALSVNDDRWKELGLDDIIQTQLIKIENGYESIFSWSIQRLTGSNQNLRFSLVDKVRGKQEMITYVDGCKNDEFNLNRFYLQLVASYELYNSKRYEESYLEIGNVVKFMETCKFDESNEQYSSAYHHIARATNAYIAFTLKIDAEKLLNDIKQINNFNRAEKAAICAVKGRVFMEYAPKGNDIALEFASRARNLYSAEHEWIIIWLKAKGRVRRYYQPYTMAGNDEMDAAKTLCSTTLKSHILIEVSQLYKETGFVYKMKNNYSESNKYYKLASDIAKKSVELAKDDTRQLCFILMICIENPKLLSKSIIDNLITKLTNVKNSRVDQVLGLYYLKHEKDYAKAKIHLYRGKAAGQFNTALQLIEVECLLQSVKTFPYVNTLNMMYDDFPNPVRRLIILKHLLIYYNYCEKNPKEMMRYLKLYIDQDVDDTIKKRHLTYTRPLFYVDTYDKPNEFMNVLSKNVEDLINYKWSIEEKQTIDCFNKILKLNSDDDKFNDSNKTTINKKNESWRKQRIDLSENRSNESYQQKNESWRKQRNPRYE from the exons ATGGCTGTAAATGACTCGACCGATGCGATGGCAGCATTATCTGTCAACGATGACCGCTGGAAAGAACTCGGATTGGACGATATCATTCAGACACAGCTAATCAAAATCGAAAATGGTTATGAGAGCATTTTCTCGTGGAGTATCCAGCGACTAACAGGATCTAATCAAAATCTTAGGTTTAGCCTTGTTGATAAAGTTCGGGGAAAGCAAGAAATGATCACATACGTTGACGGCTGCAAGAATgatgaattcaatttaaatag GTTTTATTTACAATTGGTAGCTAGTTATGAACTTTACAATAGTAAACGTTATGAGGAATCATATTTGGAAATTggaaatgttgttaaatttatGGAGACGTGTAAATTTGACGAGTCAAACGAACAGTACTCCAGTGCTTACCACCATATTGCTCGGGCCACTAATGCGTACATTGCATTCACATTAAAAATTGATGCAGAAaag TTACTGAATGATATTAAAcaaatcaacaattttaatcGTGCTGAGAAAGCTGCAATTTGTGCGGTTAAAGGCAGAGTTTTTATGGAATATGCTCCAAAAGGAAACGATATTGCTTTAGAATTTGCTTCTCGAGCACGCAACCTCTATTCTGCAGAACATGAATGGATAATCATTTGGTTAAAAGCAAAAGGCCGAGTAAGGCGTTATTACCAACCATATACAATGGCAGGAAATGATGAAATGGATGCTGCAAAAACGTTATGCTCAACAACATTAAAGTCTCACATTTTGATCGAAGTTTCTCAACTTTATAAGGAAACAggatttgtttataaaatgaaaaacaactACAGTgaatcaaacaaatattataagcttGCGTCTGATATTGCTAA AAAATCAGTTGAATTAGCAAAAGATGATACAAGAcaactttgttttattttaatgatatgtaTCGAGAATCCAAAACTGTTGTCAAAATCCATTATAgacaatttaattacaaaactcacaaatgttaaaaatagcCGTGTGGATCAAGTTCTaggcttatattatttaaaacatgaaAAA GATTATGCAAAAGCAAAAATTCATTTATATCGAGGAAAGGCGGCTGGTCAATTTAATACTGCATTGCAGTTAATCGAAGTAGAGTGCCTGTTACAATCTGTCAAAACATTTCCTTATGTAAACACTCTAAATATGATGTATGATGATTTTCCAAACCCAGTGAGAaggctaattattttaaaacatttattgatatattacaaTTACTGTGAAAAAAATCCGAAAGAAATGATGCGCTACCTAAAATTGTACATTGATCAAGACGTCGATGATACTATAAAAAAACGTCATTTAACT tatACTCGTCCATTGTTTTATGTAGACACATATGACAAACCAAATGAATTTATGAACGTTCTATCTAAGAATGTCGAAGATTTAATTAACTACAAGTGGAGTATAGAAGAAAAACAGACGATTGATTGCTtcaataaaattctaaaattaaatagtgatgatgataaatttaatgatagtaataaaaccactattaataaaaaaaatgaatcttgGCGAAAACAGAGAATTGATTTGTCAGAAAATAGGTCTAATGAAAGTTATCAACAGAAAAATGAATCTTGGAGAAAACAACGAAACCCaaggtatgaataa
- the LOC100160247 gene encoding uncharacterized protein LOC100160247 isoform X1: MAGLYDDHLTDAMGAFSVNDDEIVLDDNIRTQLIEIENNYESIFSWDIQRFRGFNKNLLFNLIDKVREQKQITIDMATKDNEFNQARFYLQLVASYELYNRKRYKESYLEIESVVQFLETCKFDESNEQYADAYNHIARASNAYIALTLKIDSEKLLKNVKHVNNFNQAEKSAICAVKSKIVMEYPPKGNVIALNFADQARALHPTEPEWIIVWLKAKGRVRRYGQSFAMPGDDEIDAAKMLCSIKRNPSHLIRASQLYNEAGYINKLKNNHNESTKFFKLSSDIIKISIELVNDDVNQLNSLLLTCIECPNECFSSSMIENLVTKLSSVKNSCVDQVLGLYYLKYEKDYVKAKMYLSRGMAAGQFSSSMQLIKVECLLQPVNQFPFVKTLNMMYEVFQNPNRRLIIILQILLYYTIIENNPKKILWYLKLYLDEDIEDTFKKRNLIFTRPLFYTDRYIRPNTFLNELSVNLKKIMNNNDLSKEEKNTFDRFNKILKLNIDENHFNDSKTFVPKNNDSWRKKRVDLSEKKCNESHQQKNESWRRKRDPKP, encoded by the exons atggcCGGATTATATGACGATCACTTGACCGACGCGATGGGCGCATTTTCAGTCAACGATGATGAAATTGTTTTGGATGACAACATTCGGACACAGCTAATcgaaatcgaaaataattatgAGAGCATTTTCTCGTGGGACATCCAACGATTTAGAGGCTTCAATAAAAATCTTCTGTTCAATCTCATTGATAAAGTTCGGGAACAGAAACAAATTACTATAGACATGGCCACTAAGGACAACGAATTCAATCaagctag attttatttacaattggtAGCTAGTTATGAACTATACAATAGAAAACGTTATAAGGAATCATATTTGGAAATTGAAAGCGTTGTTCAATTTCTGGAGACGTGTAAATTTGACGAGTCAAACGAACAGTACGCTGACGCTTACAATCATATTGCTCGGGCCTCCAATGCATATATTGCATTAACATTGAAAATTGATTcagaaaaa TTactgaaaaatgttaaacatgTCAACAATTTTAATCAAGCTGAAAAATCTGCGATCTGTGCGGTAAAATCCAAAATTGTTATGGAGTATCCCCCAAAAGGAAATGTCATTGCTTTAAATTTTGCTGATCAAGCCCGCGCCCTTCATCCTACTGAACCTGAATGGATAATCGTTTGGCTAAAAGCTAAAGGAAGAGTAAGGCGTTATGGCCAATCATTTGCAATGCCAGGGGATGATGAAATAGATGCCGCAAAAATGTTATGCTCAATAAAAAGGAATCCTAGTCATTTAATTAGAGCTTCTCAACTATATAATGAAGCaggatatattaataaattgaaaaacaacCATAATGAATCGACTAAATTTTTTAAGCTTTCGTCTGACATCATTAA AATATCAATTGAATTGGTCAACGATGATGTAAATCAACTAAATTCTCTTCTCCTAACATGTATCGAATGTCCTAATGAGTGTTTTTCATCATCCATGATAGAAAATTTAGTTACAAAACTGTCAAGTGTAAAAAATAGTTGCGTGGATCAAGTTTTAGgcctttattatttaaaatatgaaaag GACTATGTAAaagcaaaaatgtatttatctcgTGGAATGGCTGCTGGCCAGTTTAGTAGTTCGATGCAGTTAATTAAAGTAGAGTGCCTGTTGCAACCAGTTAACCAATTTCCTTTTGTGAAAACACTAAATATGATGTATGAGGTTTTTCAAAATCCAAATAGAaggctaataataattttacaaatattgttatattacacaataatagaaaataatcctaaaaaaatattgtggtaTCTAAAATTGTACCTTGATGAAGACATTgaagatacatttaaaaagcGTAATTTAATT TTTACTCGTCCACTGTTTTATACAGACAGATATATCAGACCAAATACATTTCTGAATGAACTATctgtaaatcttaaaaaaataatgaacaataatgACCTGagtaaagaagaaaaaaacacatttgaTCGGTtcaataagatattaaaattgaatattgatgaGAATCACTTTAATGATAGTAAAACCTTTGTTCCTAAAAACAATGATTCTTGGCGAAAAAAACGAGTTGATTTGTCAGAAAAAAAGTGTAATGAAAGTCATCAACAGAAAAATGAGTCTTGGAGAAGAAAGAGAGACCCAAAGCCATGA